A single window of Aspergillus puulaauensis MK2 DNA, chromosome 5, nearly complete sequence DNA harbors:
- a CDS encoding uncharacterized protein (COG:O;~EggNog:ENOG410PZF5;~InterPro:IPR039903,IPR013083;~go_function: GO:0061630 - ubiquitin protein ligase activity [Evidence IEA]) — translation MPSQYYSHPLPPPLPHLSDIIKLKPEGDHRCLGFAYTQGRRCLNHTNARDRKTAVSLLYKGTRDLHQGHHIDDLLEDLAPLVLCRRWHQNQAAEFVETWQRRVHRFERSYNTPALAAPSQSPRTTTSTSTSASASARRSSSGQQEFGVEHLERRLHDMRVGFELSYNTLAPVVSSQPPRTTTSTSTSTSASSRRSSSGQQEPGVEHLERRLHDMRVELERLRASVSRTQPTVQNLSSTSNGQARAPSASVRPADVAGASDGSARSRRTSSTRSSDSTVSSPVTLSSVPISPASTSLTSPLDGTPRHVRRTAGITLPSSRAGDATRRPIEGECGICLNLLRRTRSRAGSSSGDEVVGVDTAEDTDSGYEEESEEETGADEGLTWCRAQCGVNYHAECIGQWLQESRHRNCPTCRSGWIE, via the coding sequence atgCCATCTCAATACTACTCCCACCCACTAccacctcccctcccccaccTCTCCGACATAATAAAGCTAAAACCAGAGGGAGATCACCGCTGCCTCGGGTTCGCCTATACCCAAGGCCGCCGCTGCCTCAACCACACAAACGCCCGAGACCGGAAAACAGCCGTTTCCCTTCTTTACAAAGGCACCAGGGACCTCCACCAGGGGCACCACATCGACGACCTCCTCGAAGACCTAGCACCCCTCGTCCTATGCAGGAGATGGCACCAAAACCAGGCAGCGGAGTTTGTCGAGACGTGGCAGCGTCGCGTGCACCGGTTTGAGCGTTCTTATAATACGCCTGCTCTTGCGGcgccttctcaatctccacGTACCACCACATCTACGTCtacatctgcatctgcatcggcCCGAAGGTCTAGCAGTGGACAACAGGAATTTGGAGTTGAGCATCTAGAGAGGAGGCTCCATGACATGAGGGTAGGGTTTGAGCTTTCCTATAATACGCTTGCACCTGTGGTGTCTTCTCAACCCCCCCGTACCACCACATCCACGTCTACATCCACATCTGCATCGTCCCGAAGGTCTAGCAGTGGACAGCAGGAACCTGGAGTTGAGCATCTAGAGAGGAGGCTCCATGACATGAGGGTAGAACTTGAGCGACTAAGGGCCTCTGTCTCGAGGACACAGCCGACGGTTCAGAATTTGAGTTCAACTTCAAATGGGCAAGCTCGTGCACCTTCTGCATCTGTTCGTCCAGCCGATGTTGCTGGTGCCAGCGATGGCAGTGCACGCTCCAGACGTACATCGAGTACAAGGTCGTCCGACTCGACAGTATCAAGTCCAGTGACATTAAGCTCTGTTCCAATAAGCCCTGCGTCAACAAGCTTAACATCACCTTTGGATGGCACGCCTCGTCATGTTAGAAGAACAGCTGGGATCACTTTACCTTCGTCTCGCGCGGGCGATGCTACCCGTCGACCGATTGAGGGTGAATGTGGTATTTGTCTGAACCTTCTGCGAAGGACTCGGTCTCGCGCTGGTTCTAGTTCTGGCGATGAAGTAGTGGGTGTTGATACTGCCGAAGATACGGACTCTGGTTATGAGGAGGAAAGTGAGGAGGAAACTGGGGCTGACGAAGGATTGACTTGGTGCAGAGCTCAATGTGGAGTCAACTATCACGCGGAGTGCATTGGGCAGTGGTTGCAGGAGTCCAGGCATCGGAATTGTCCGACTTGTCGGAGTGGGTGGATTGAGTAG
- the GCV3 gene encoding glycine decarboxylase subunit H (BUSCO:EOG09264SUZ;~COG:E;~EggNog:ENOG410PQWU;~InterPro:IPR017453,IPR033753,IPR002930,IPR000089, IPR003016,IPR011053;~PFAM:PF01597;~go_component: GO:0005960 - glycine cleavage complex [Evidence IEA];~go_process: GO:0019464 - glycine decarboxylation via glycine cleavage system [Evidence IEA]) → MSAAARVARPFASRALAQKLPLSSVRRVSPAMGFPRGTIRTFSQSPFLEVKKYTESHEWVELSDDGKTAKVGITEYAAKSLGDVVFVELPETGLEVSAGEPVGAVESVKSASDVLSPVSGTVVQPNAILEDKAKFINESPEGDAWIAEIEVSDASEADGLLDEAAYKATIDEE, encoded by the exons ATGTCTGCCGCCGCTCGTGTCGCCCGCCCTTTCGCCTCCCGCGCCCTCGCCCAGAAGCTCCCGCTGAGCTCCGTCCGCAGGGTCTCGCCCGCAATGGGTTTCCCGCGGGGAACAATCCGCACCTTTTCGCAGAGCCCATTCT TGGAAGTGAAGAAGTACACTGAATCCCACGAATGGGTCGAGCTCTCCGACGACGGCAAGACTG CTAAGGTCGGCATCACAGAATACGCCGCCAAGTCCCTTGGTGATGTTGTGTTCGTTGAGCTCCCCGAGACCGGCCTCGAAGTGAGCGCCGGCGAGCCCGTCGGTGCCGTGGAGTCCGTCAAGTCTGCCTCAGACGTCCTCTCTCCCGTCTCCGGCACGGTTGTGCAGCCAAATGCTATCCTCGAAGACAAGGCGAAGTTCATCAACGAGAGCCCCGAGGGCGATGCCTGGATCGCTGAGATTGAGGTCAGCGATGCCTCCGAGGCCGATGGCCTGCTTGATGAGGCCGCCTACAAGGCCACCATTGATGAGGAGTAA